One Uloborus diversus isolate 005 chromosome 7, Udiv.v.3.1, whole genome shotgun sequence genomic window, ACACTTGTGCAAATAGATTGAGCAATTAACAAAACAAAGATACAACtactttatatatttaaaattaaagaattgcATGTGCAAAATAAACAAGTGTGTTTGCTTAGctataagaaattatttaaaagaacaaatacctattaaaaatattgatgttacaagaaaaaaatacacGTTTTTATGCCtcagaaaacaaattttcatgcattaaaaGTGCTTGAAATTGAAATTCTTGAATTGGAGTAGTGTAAGTTTTATGGGGGGAGGCGGGGCATGTCTTGGCTCTGGACAACCCTGCCTTTATTTAAtgtaacaaattttaatttttctttttttatttaactgtatgTGGCCagcgtgaaaattttttttttaaatatctcaggtatgaagatttaaaaaataatagcattgaaaatatgtttaaGTATTTTATATAGAATaagtgtacgtttttttttttttttaatcacatcatTTCAAGcatcttcattgatatttaaattgaatcatgaataaaaaataaattttaatatgtagTATATGAAAGtggtgcaaaaaatattttaggataaaattattgaaatacataaaACTTAGTCACAAAATGCTGCTGAATACTGACTGAGATATTTCATCCAGGAAAGAAAAAATCGTtggtaaaaaaaatgctgtcagttatttatcaaaatattttttttcaaaaagaaaggttaaaaaatcttttctgcAGATAAAAGCTACaggaaataattcaaaaaatttgaatgatGAGTAAGtagataaatacctttaaaataagaagtaaatCTGAAATCAACATTGTAAATGCACaactttgtggggggggggggagtcatgtgTTTTGGGATTACAAAGAATCTGTTTTGCAATGCAAAAAGATGTCAGTTTATGGATGTAACCTCATTCAACAAGACAGAACAATAAAATTTAGACTGCAAATTTGTGTGTTTATCAAGttgatttttaatttactgtGAAGGACAAATGTTAATATTACTTGGTTAGTGAGAAATTATTATTTcgtcatttatttagtttttaatttaaaaaaatactagatTTCAATTTTATGTCACTGGAAAATACCAGTGCAACAGCTAACATTTCAGAACACAAATTTTACATTAATTATGCATTAATTGGTAACAAGCATTAATAGAAAGTACAACCATTTTTATATAGTTAGTAGCAGCAAACTTTCAGCTCTTatgaaataagaaatttaaaccatatttttttcatacttaaatataaatttttagcaaatacattatttgaaatatGCAGTTCAGTTAGATATTCTTATCGTGAGAAAGAAATTCTAACTTATTGGGAAAGATTCAAAGAAGGGCTACAAGGTTAGAAAAAAGGACTTATGAATTTAGATTATAATTCCTTGCTTAAAATGCAGAGCAAAGGAGAGTAACAGAGGACATGATCCAGTTACTTAAACTTGTTAAAGGGGAGGATGTTGCTGGGCTAAAACTCTGCACATATAAGCAAAATCATGGGTCAGTGTTTTACAAATCCTAAACtaatcttgaaattaaaaaaaataaaattagtagttCAATAGGGTTGCAGACATTTGAAATAGTTAACTGAAAACAGCTGTTGCATGCCATGGAATATTTATTATAAGAGAGCTCTTATAATATATACTCCAATATTGGGGGAAGGGGATGGGttgataaattgactaggaccaacctAGCTGGGCCTGTTGCTGCTTGTGATATTAGTATTAGCATAGATAATTTCACATTTTAAACAATATCTGCACAATATAACCTTTTTATTATGAActtaaataaacatcaaaaataaaatagatattGCATAATACATtgcaaaaattaatatcatagagtattttaaaatatatctgtattaaaagcttttatttttttcaacaatgaatACAATATTGCATAATACATTGCAAAAATTAATATCATTgggtattttaaaatatatctggattcaaagctttttttccaatatttcatacagtatttttaaaactttaaataaaaaacctTAACAGAGTTTTAAAGTCACATTTGCATTTATACAAAGTGGAGCAGACTAATTATATTGATAGGAACAGTATCTAACTGGAAGGAATCACTGCCTGGaaatgcttaaaattaactaGTCAGATAgctaaaaatggaattaaaatcGAGAAagagattatttaaaaaagtgatgCAGTAACTGGTACCGTTTCTCAAAATGAATGAGTatcaaaacagatttttttttaaataaaataaataatataaaaaaaacaaagctaacacatagaaaattttaaaaccctttaaattttttaaatgaagcatgGGTACCAAAAAAATAACACCTAATCAGAAGAAGTAAGAAAACAAAGAAAggaaaggacaaaaaaaaatggtaaaaacagATTGtgcaaaatgtaataaaatgctGTGGAAAAAGTAAATCCAATTgtaaaaaaacagaattaaaacagcaattatgaaaacacatgccaaacttttaaaaaataaggaatagAAGAAATTCAGTTTTATCATTGATTAGAATTCTGTCTGTTGTTCAGATGatgaaacactttcaaaaaaatcaaGACCTAAAAATGAATTAACTTTGGATAATTTTTATCTGAATTGAGAACGAAGGACCAATGCTAGAAACATTAGCTTTTGGAGataaatctcaatttttttttcaaatgaatttttagagGCACTTTTTGACGGTTTTTTCATCAGGGACCACAGTGACTtttttaagtgctaaaaaataatTCAGGTGATGGATACTGTTGTAAAAAGCATAGTCCTGCACTTTTAAAGGTGTCTGCTCTTGACTTCTGATCCCCGACTGGATATAAATACAGAGATGTTGGTGGAAATTTTTCAGAGGGAAGGTGTAAGATTTGGTAGACCTATAGTatcaaattaaaatgtaaatgtttAACTGCACAAGCAGAAAATGATAACCAATTTGAATAGGCAAATAAACAACAAAGGTTTTGCCGTCAACCTCAAAAAAAGTGAACACAatattttgtgcaatttgttCTAGAAGGATGCTGGTTTACTTATTAAACGTCTACACAAAATATAAACATATTACGTCTTATATTGTTATAAAAActtgataaataattttaattagttcTGATAAtgacaaaactaagaataaaatcTAATTAAAGCTGGAAATATTTCCAattcaatttctcattttaaattagcaagtaccattgcatttttttaacagcagattttttcaaatgatgtaggaaaaatcaaaagacacaATGGAATTCAGTAGTTAATCCTCTCTATTTGTACAACTCGTTATTTGTCCAACTGGTTCAAGTAAAATTGAATTTGTTATTTCAATGCTTCTCTGCTATTTGAACAGAATCACTTACAGGAGTTCATCAAAAACCACAGAAAAGAGctgacaattgaggcagtgagaagcaaaaggtaCGAAGTCAgtacgaaaaataaaaatttggagataacagggttgccacgcacctggAAAACATGGAAAACCTAGAATTGTCAAGGAAAATGAAAATCACCTAAAATGGtaagggaaatgtcagggaattcctTCCCAATTTTTTGATCTGATAGGTGAAACTGCTGCGCCATTTGGGCAAAAATGCTGAAGTATGGTAAATGTCATGTTCCAGATATGCAAATTTTCCTGCTaggtgagagaaagaaaattcaaactcatttttaaagactgaatgtaataaggttccaaaaataaaaaaaaaagaaagaaaaaaaatattcaatacaaAAATCATAAAGTTCTGATTTACATctttgtattttgttttgtttcttttgaaaaaaaaaatctaagctacCATGCTTAAATACCGTGCTTAGCGAGAAATTATGAGCATTTTCTGCAATGATCTTGCTCATTCATCTGATCGTGACCTTCCAAGTATAGATtacaattattgataattttttaagcattatttggTTCATAAAGTAGATTCATATACATTAAAAATACGTTATATTggtatttaattgcaaaaatcgGCATTCATTAACctggatttttttctaaaagcgactggaaaacctggaaatgtcagggaatttcattcttgaacttttgTGGCAACCCTGGATAACCaacagggtttccgctacggtcgcatttttcgcataatgcgaaaacactatctgaattgcgaaaataaagcaatgcattttcgtttttttgctcaaataaaaaataaattagttttttaaataaagaagaaatgtatgatcctagagaggaagcgtgcatggcgataatcaacttaatcttttttaaatcttaactaagatgtttaaactacaattaagttcaataactattagtcttatccagcattatgtccccccaaaaactgctttattaggaggaggggactgcaacattctaaacaccaatcatgttttctttttttatttaatgttttaaaaaaaattgctgttgtacttatttcttcaaggatgtcacaaatgaaatatgaattttattttcaaccggagatgaaacacactgaggcatatataaatatatgagaatgtgtaacattttagcattttgctaacatttttccatcaattttagcttttatgctaaagaacttttgaacccagcctCAACCCTGATAACCAATACAATTGGGagatgaacctctcctttgttttggagcaagagataatactagtagccctggcaggTGTTGCTgtactgcatgatttagaaaaaaatcaatgaaaacctacctagaaaGGCTAcctttaaatgtattttactcagaacttgaaaatgtccactcacatcaatttgcttctcactgccttaattgtATAATTCCAAGAACTGCACATGCACAGGGAGTAGCAAGAAGTGGTTGAAGTTGAAGAACCTTCTTTGGGTTGTAGAAGAAAGCATTTCCACAGCAGAAATGAAAGAACTGAGGTACCACTGGGAGAAAACAGAGACTGGTGAAAAAATGACAATAGAATACTGCTGTGGTTAATGACAATGCTGTTGGTCAAAGGAACGTAACACTTGATAGGTTATAAGACAAATAAAACATATAACAttctaaagaaagaaaacacctGAAGGACTTCTGGCGTTTTTATAAAAGTTGACTCCCCTTTCAAAGAGTAACGTTCCTCTTCCTCCTCCCCGCATTCCACGTGTGTCATCAGCTCAACTCAGTAAAAGCGAAgtgcagttaaattttttttttgtgtatttcacGTACAGTACTGAAAATGAACTGTTTTTCAAAGGTTTAAATAAGCAAACATCTGATCATGAACGGATTAATTCAATTTAGACTGTAtcttacatgaaaaaattatttgccatTTGTACAAATCGCTATTCAAACTGCCTTCTGGAATGAACTGTGTACAAATAAAGAGTTCCCCTGTAGTAGGTAGCAAGGTTCCACAAATTAGTAAGTAGTGCATCATATTCGATAAGCCAAGAGATtttgcaacaacaaaaaaatcatacaaagaTGAAAACATAATAGTGTACGTATGTAACAAatgcaaaagaatttttaaaacattcaacGAAAATAAATTTGATCCAGAGTAAGCTCTTTTTTATAGTATAGTATtggtacttttaaaaaaatctacaaatttgcaaaataaaaagtgaaaacaaatGTTAACAACACAAACAAGATAAGCTGCTGAGTAAGTAATTTAAATGTTGCCATTATAAAATAGGTATCTTTTCAGCTGCACAATTCAAAATTATATTCCCTGAACAAAATCACTAGGaacattttgaagtaaaaaaattaaaaagcttatttttcttAAGCTtcacaaaaagtatttaaaacactaaaaagtttaaaatggacCTGGCAAACCTGGCAATGTGTCGTActgcctggaggaagcagacggagaaagccttgacCTGcgccaggctgttgtgctgatgaagaagaagtttaAAAAGGAAGGCATGTTATTgacataagggggggggggggcaattcaaTGGTTATaacatgtatacatatatatatgttatacTTCATACAGTAAACAGGGGTCTGTCTAGGAATTTTTACAGGgtcctatttttgtgaatttaaaattttttttgtgaaaaatcaaatctttttgtgaaatttcaaaatgttcaacCAAAACTTATCCATCAACATAGATTAGATTTCTGGTTTGCGTACTCATTTATTAACAAATTAGTTCATGAAAGGTTCGATTTGGTCAATCAAAATTTTGTGATGGGTCCTTTTGGctaatcagaattttgtgaagggtccttaaAAGGACCTACATTTCCTCTGGCCAAACCCTtggtaaaacctgtctacaacgatactgttgggatctaaaaaaaatattgctaaagacAGGTTATCTTTATAGACAGTTTGacatttttctgggaccaaggaaaatatcactatagacaggtttattgttatacacaggtttcactgcatctTGCTACAAGTAAGTAAACTCTCCACATTTTAGTAAAGACAAGTTATTAGGAACATTCAAAAGCTTGCCAAATTGTATAGTATTGCATTTTTAGGTTTAAAAACATGCACACATTGGTGCAAATAGTCATAGAAATATACTTTAGAATAAACAACTATATAGCATAGTATAAATAACAAGCTATATGTGCAATAAATCAACCTAATttacatattaaaatttttcaggaCTTTCAGTTCATGTAAGACTGCATTAGCTAAATATTTTAAGTGCTGCCATTAAAAAATATGAGGCATAAGAAAGACAACAACTTATCCTCTGAGCTTTAGACTATTTCCAAACTAAAAACTTGTCCATTtatctaactttttaaaaaaagactacTTCCTTTTATAGTACCTCATAAAAAACATAAAGCATCTTTGAATgatattattaaatattacacacagAGCTGACTagcttaaaaattagtttttagagCATCGTTCTTTTTCATACTCTCATAGTTGATGTATATTGTTCAACGTTAACTCATTGGattacatatttcattgaaaattctAACAATATGTTACTTTACAgaaatatacttaattttttatgaataatttttttataataacatgcgatacaaaatattttcaaacatgcatacaaaaaatatataattactatcaataaaaaatttaaatttatatttacaaCTTATTTCTCtcttaaactattaaaatatataattctaTCATTTAAAAAACAGACATGTTTGCAATCACaatttaaatactgtttttaaaatgtttaacttatTGCAACATTAGCTGAttgatatttttttgcaatattgtATCCTTGACTGCACTGAAAACAACTTTGATGTTTTCTGTATTGATAGCTGTTGTAAAATGATAATAAAACGGCTTCTTGCGATCTCTCCTGATATTATCAAACATATTAACAAAAAACATCTGCACAGTTTCCATGTCATGAGGATTGCCTTCAAACTCTGGAAAATACTGCTTGATATCTACATCTTCTCGAGCGAGTTTTTCCTCGAGCAAATCCGTTTTGTTCATGAATAAAATCACAGAGACTTCAGAAAAACAACGGTGGTTTATAAtagtctcaaaaatattttttgactccaTTATGCGATTAGTTGCTCTGTCCTCTAACAAAACCTGATCAAATTCAGACGAAGAAACAAGAAATATAATTGATGTAACGTCTTCGAAACATTGAACCCACTTTTGGCGTTGAGAACGCTGTCCTCCAACATCGACAAACCGAAAAGGGATATTGTTGATGATGACCAGATATTCATTTATTGTCTTTGTTGCTGCCCTTGCATGAAGGATATCTAAATTGGATGGTATGTAaccctgaaaaaaaatatttttttaaacattaaaacaattttagctaATGTTCTCATTATAGATGAGAAAGGAACTTTTACATATTCAAAACACATTATTTATTCAATACTTAAAGGATCTTAAGCAATTCAGTGCTTTATTGAATagctacacttaaaaaataatagctGTATGGTAATACTTATACTGTATGGTAATAACTGTATGTAATATGGGTTAATAATAACTAATTTAATGGTAGATTGAATATAAatctttaataaataaatcatcTAAGAAACAGAGCACAGCTATGGATATGCAAAAATATAAGCAAAAACTAGATCATATTAAAATGACAAGTCTTTAATTTGACAGGAGTAAGATAGaaagtatttaattaaaaaaaaaccctgtaacaaaaatcatttcaaggtagattttgatttaaatttcaggttttcttCCTGCATAAAAACTTGCGACtgtaataaaagaagaaaaaggctAGCCGGTTAGATTGTGTTACTTCAtccttcatcaaaaaaaaattcacattgtatttttaaaaagtctgttAATAAATACAGGGTGTATCAGAGTAAAAAATCAAGCCACGGTGCTTTGGTGATAGTAACCCAGTTcctattttgaattaaaatctcaagaaaaaaaattgttttacttttgatTGCATATTGACACAAGATTTCATTTTCTCTGATGATGTATAAGAGTTGCTCAAATGTGTGAGCATTATGTGTAGTGAAATTtagacttactacaccgctagtagaagtgaacttgcaaaTAAAAATGTCCATAGCCTGAAGTTggaaagaaaaacacgtgaagcatttttcctcatggaaaatctgtatttattatccacaaaGGATTACTTaagttgacgaacaacatcttcattgatataaaaaaaaacatttagacgaATAGACAAAGATTAGCCGCTAAAATACAACGATACATTCAGCttttacgaacatgctgattccTAGGAATATATGGCATTTACGTAACATACAAAAATAAGCCTAAAGGCgttttaagactttaaaatagacatcacgttgtattacgccctgccaggagtaaagggcactggcagacatcacgaaatcacgtacaacacattttgcggctatgtgaggtgagagagagagagcgaaaaaaatcgctcgaagtatttaaaggtcttcacatggctttcaaattaagaatatgcaaaatataagatgtgttgccaatgcaagaaagttaaagatatgttgccaatcaaaaagtaactcaatctacaaaaaattctcgcggttataagatacaatgaactggtgactcggttcacccaaaagttcattcacttgactgagtcattgcaaccgatcgcacacatgacgtcacaacgtgatgcaatgtttacatcgaaaaaggattgatactgcatgatgcaaaaacgttttttttttttcaaattaagtgattctttcacgttttgtgaaagtttaaattaaaaatctaacaagcggccccatttttgcaacatgcacaacaatcagaaaaattcacaataaattcaaattgacaaagtcaccattgaatttcacaaaaattttacacacccaaaaagttcaaatttaggttatatatttttcccccccaaaaataatgtcacaaaaatgtccaagttgagatttggtataaggttttgtcaaagcatcagctaaatttaatttagaactcacatacattaatttaaacaatttttcatttactagatttctcaaaaaatgatacttgatatcaatatgtttacttctttgattttgtataggacttttggaaaaatctattgcagcaatgttgtcacaaaatatttcacaatttttcaaaattaaattcaaattttcattttttaaaattttcatgatcCAGACAAATTCTTTAGCAGCCTCTGTCAAAGTGACATATTCGGCTTCCATAGTGGAAAGAGCAATACATTTATGCTTAAAGGTTTTCCACATGATAGGTGCATTATCTAGCAAAATGATGTAACCTCCTATTGAAACCCTATCATCTCTACTAGCTGCCCAATCTGAATcagaataacatttaatatttaaatttgaaatatttgataacttcaatttaagattTTTCGTATACAAAACATAACCAAGGAGACGAAGTAAACCATGCCAATGTTTTTCACCATAATTAGATTGAAATTGGGAAAATATATTCAGAGCATATGTTATGTCGGGACGAGTTCTACTAGCCAAAAAGGATAAACAGCCAATTAAATTTCGATATGGTAAAGAATTACATTTATCTATTTCTAACTTACTAGTAGGCgaatcaatttttgaataaaccacCCCAACCGAAATAGGAACATTACTAATTGGAATATTATAACTAGAATACAACTcgacaattttattaatatacgTTGTCTGATGAATATACCAATtaccatcaatgttttgaaattcaacacccagaagttttcttatttcacccaaaatttttaattcaaaatgatttcttaaaaaatttacaatttcattcaaatcagattttagtttgccaaaaagtatgatatcatcaacataaaaaagaagaataaccttatttttatatatgtaacaacaaTTACACCAATCTAAActagaaaagttcattttcaaaagtgtttcatgGAGTTGATAGTACCACATTCTACCACTTTGGTGTAAACCGTACAAAGCTTTCTTTAACAAACAAACTTTACCAGGCTCTAGTACATATCCACTAGGTTGTTTCATATATACATTAGTATCCAAATTAGCATACAAATAAGCGTTATTTATGTCTACATGCAGATGACACCATTTAAAAAGAcatacaaaaatacagaaaaacaatctgattATAGAAAAATCAATGACTGGGCTAAAAACTTCTTGGAATGATTCTCCAGCTTCCTGAAGATAACCTTGAGCACATAATCGAGCACGGTATTTCACAATATTCCCTTGCTGATCTTCTTTTACCGTATATACCCACcgatttcccaaaattttactATGTTCAGGTGGATCCACTAACTCCCATACACCGCGATTATATATGGTTTGTATTTCCTGATCCATCGCGTTAATCCAATGTTTAGATTCCCTAGAATTAAtggcttctttaaaatttaatggaagtttaatttcagcaagatttccctctaaaatttctattacctttccctcttttaaatttttgcccgaaaagttaaaatatgattcatcaaattcaattttgttatcattacaatatttaataacttcATTTAAAGAACGCAAGCGAATATTTGAACCTTCAATCCTATAGTAAATATCAGTTCTATCACCCGATGGTCTAGGAACAGCTTGACGCAACCAATTAATTTCGGAACAAGGTTTTAATTCTTCACTAGGACTATCACTGGAAAGCTCATCCACTCCCTGATTTGAAGTTACAGGATATTCATAATCaaaattgtcaggtaagtatttcATAACCTTTGGACTACTTGATCCAGAACCTAGTACGACATCTGCCCCTTTAGTTCCCTCATCAAAACTGACATTACATGTTTCTATGATTCTTTGTTCGTCTTCCAGCCAGACACGATAACCTCTAGTATTTTGAGCGTAACCTAACAAAATTCCTGGTTTAGATTTAtcgtccaatttctttcttttctggctTGGAACATTTACAAAAGTTAAACAGCCAAAAGTTCTAAGATGTTTCACGCTaggctttttattgaaaaacagttcaaacgGGGTATGATTGCTCCCATGACAAGACCTATTCCaaacataagaaaaacaaaatgcagcTTCCCCCCAGAATTTCGAAGGTAAGTTACTCTCTTTTAAAAGTGCTCTAACTCCCCCCATTAATGTCTGGTTAAACCGTTCAATTATGCCATTCATCATCGGTGTGTAGGGATTAGTTTTCTCATGCCTAATGCCACggttattcaagaaaatttcaaaattttgattgcaaaattcttTCCCCCCATCTGTACGAATTGATTTAATTTTCCTCCCTAAAAGCCTTTCATTAcgatttaaaaatcttacaaaaatattgaaaacatccgACTTCAATTTCATAGGGTATACAGCAACGCGTTTTGAAAAATCGTccataatggataaataatatttctctcCCCTCAAAGTTAAATTTGGGACTTCACCTACATCCATGTGTATAAGCTCTAAAGGTTTAGAAGATCTCACGGCCCCAatcgatttaaaagaaatactcctagctttagtatatttacaaatttcacaatagttaacatttttattcaattcagGAAGACctc contains:
- the LOC129225762 gene encoding guanine nucleotide-binding protein subunit alpha-13-like, with translation MADVMRYCSCCVRLKYTPDEAEQRRRSKKIDRMLRRDKTVMRRQVKLLLLGAGESGKSTFLKQMKIIHGDNFDSDSVAKYKATIYQNTIKGMKVLVDARSKLGIPWQNSDSLEYADHVLMYENRMMLDLKTFQDLAYSVQELWKDEAIKSAYNRRREFQLGDNVRYFFENLSRIASPGYIPSNLDILHARAATKTINEYLVIINNIPFRFVDVGGQRSQRQKWVQCFEDVTSIIFLVSSSEFDQVLLEDRATNRIMESKNIFETIINHRCFSEVSVILFMNKTDLLEEKLAREDVDIKQYFPEFEGNPHDMETVQMFFVNMFDNIRRDRKKPFYYHFTTAINTENIKVVFSAVKDTILQKNINQLMLQ